One Tomitella gaofuii DNA segment encodes these proteins:
- the secA2 gene encoding accessory Sec system translocase SecA2, which produces MGPSETLRTPSSPGQRVAAAVRRLRHDPGTADLRRFEPLVADAVEGAAAWRTHTDGALSEAARARAGLDPDDDAALTRYLAVACEVSRRRIGLAPYPEQLLAAVSMLRGRVADMATGEGKTLVGFLVAAGFALAGRRVHVLTANEYLAGRDAAAGAGFYEMFDLNVTAVAEHMTDVERRRAYGSDVVYATVHQVGFDVLRDRRRTVEAQRLLPPLDMVVIDEIDAVLVDDAVVPLVIAGSGADTAAEIPVAGAVAALAEGVDYEVDAGGAGATLTDAGIRFLEDRLGVDNLYSEDNIDLVTAAYVALHAQALVHRDVDYVVAEGRVRLIDDARGRIAQRQRWPDGLHAAIERKEGVAVTAQAEVLDQILVETVVRGYRGITGMSGSALEAADRLAEDLDLYTGVIGMHHPSIRIDEPDLLYASAEQRDTAAAARVRAAHDAGQPVLVGTGSVADSERFAAMLAGQGVHTAVLNAKNDADEAETIARAGHKGAVTVSTQMAGRGVDIRLGPGAADAGGLLVLGLGRYVSPRLDRQLQGRAGRQGDPGRTVFYTSLADPVVTENVAPVRWPRSVDDDGLVRDRRSHRLYAHAQRVAEGALLQLHRTTRSFHTVTDNQRLSILHTRERLLTEPGALDDHLAGVWPDDPDAVGKWTAPSRRGLAADVVLYQLDRIWTRHMNRMVDIREGIHLRRLGRQDPLEEFTLLAAQDFRGLAEEAAAATRAALDNADSADAAIEDLGLRRPSATWTYLVAPDSSESDADRAVAYFASARRALFGR; this is translated from the coding sequence ATGGGGCCCTCCGAAACGCTGCGCACACCCTCGTCGCCGGGACAGCGCGTCGCCGCCGCCGTGCGCCGGCTGCGCCACGACCCCGGCACCGCGGACCTGCGCCGCTTCGAGCCGCTCGTCGCCGATGCCGTGGAGGGCGCCGCCGCGTGGCGGACGCACACGGACGGCGCACTGTCCGAGGCCGCCCGCGCCCGGGCCGGCCTCGATCCCGACGACGATGCCGCTCTGACCCGGTACCTCGCCGTCGCCTGTGAGGTATCCCGCCGGCGGATCGGCCTCGCGCCGTACCCGGAACAACTGCTCGCGGCCGTCAGCATGTTGCGTGGCCGTGTGGCCGATATGGCGACCGGTGAAGGGAAGACCCTCGTCGGTTTCCTCGTCGCCGCGGGATTCGCACTGGCCGGCCGGCGTGTCCACGTGCTGACCGCCAACGAGTATCTCGCGGGGCGCGATGCCGCAGCGGGCGCCGGGTTTTACGAGATGTTCGATCTCAACGTCACGGCCGTCGCCGAGCACATGACCGACGTCGAACGGCGACGCGCATACGGCAGCGATGTCGTCTACGCGACGGTGCACCAGGTGGGGTTCGACGTGCTGCGCGACCGTCGGCGCACCGTCGAGGCGCAACGGTTGCTGCCGCCCCTGGACATGGTCGTTATCGACGAGATCGACGCGGTCCTCGTCGACGACGCCGTGGTCCCGCTGGTGATCGCGGGCAGCGGCGCCGACACGGCCGCGGAGATTCCGGTCGCCGGCGCGGTCGCCGCATTGGCCGAGGGAGTCGACTACGAGGTGGACGCCGGCGGCGCCGGCGCGACGCTGACCGACGCGGGCATCCGGTTCCTCGAAGACCGGCTCGGCGTGGACAATCTGTACTCCGAGGACAACATCGACCTTGTCACCGCCGCGTATGTGGCGCTGCACGCACAGGCCCTGGTGCACCGCGACGTGGACTACGTCGTCGCGGAAGGGCGGGTGCGGCTCATCGACGACGCGCGCGGGCGGATCGCGCAGCGCCAACGCTGGCCGGACGGGCTGCATGCGGCCATCGAACGCAAGGAAGGCGTGGCGGTGACCGCGCAGGCCGAAGTGCTCGACCAGATCCTCGTCGAAACGGTGGTGCGCGGTTATCGGGGCATCACGGGGATGAGCGGCTCCGCGTTGGAGGCGGCCGATCGCCTGGCTGAGGACCTCGACCTGTACACCGGCGTGATCGGCATGCATCACCCGTCGATCCGCATTGACGAGCCGGACCTGCTCTACGCGTCCGCCGAGCAGCGTGACACCGCGGCGGCGGCCCGGGTGCGTGCGGCGCACGACGCGGGGCAACCGGTGCTCGTCGGCACCGGCAGCGTCGCCGACTCCGAGCGGTTCGCGGCAATGCTGGCCGGCCAAGGCGTGCACACCGCCGTCCTCAACGCGAAGAACGACGCGGACGAGGCCGAGACGATCGCCCGGGCCGGACACAAGGGCGCGGTCACGGTGTCCACCCAGATGGCGGGCCGCGGGGTCGACATCCGGTTGGGTCCAGGAGCCGCCGACGCCGGGGGACTGCTGGTGCTGGGGCTGGGGCGCTACGTCAGCCCGCGGCTGGACCGGCAGTTGCAGGGGCGCGCGGGGCGCCAGGGCGACCCGGGCCGCACCGTCTTCTACACCAGCCTGGCAGACCCCGTCGTCACCGAGAACGTCGCTCCGGTGCGGTGGCCGCGGTCGGTCGACGACGACGGGCTCGTGCGTGATCGGCGATCACACCGGCTCTACGCCCACGCGCAGCGCGTCGCGGAAGGCGCCCTCCTGCAGTTGCACCGCACGACCCGCAGCTTCCACACCGTGACCGATAACCAGCGCCTAAGCATCCTGCACACGCGCGAACGCCTGCTCACCGAGCCTGGCGCGCTCGACGACCACCTGGCTGGCGTGTGGCCGGACGACCCCGATGCCGTGGGAAAGTGGACCGCGCCGTCGCGTCGCGGCCTCGCCGCGGACGTGGTCTTGTATCAGCTCGATCGCATCTGGACCCGGCACATGAACCGCATGGTCGACATTCGCGAAGGGATCCATCTGCGCCGGCTCGGACGGCAGGACCCGCTCGAGGAGTTCACGCTCCTGGCCGCGCAGGACTTCCGGGGACTGGCCGAGGAGGCGGCCGCCGCGACCCGGGCCGCGCTCGACAACGCCGACAGCGCCGACGCCGCCATCGAAGACCTCGGATTGCGGCGGCCGTCCGCGACATGGACGTACCTGGTCGCCCCCGACTCCTCCGAGTCCGATGCCGACCGCGCCGTCGCCTACTTCGCTTCGGCGCGCCGCGCGCTGTTCGGGAGATGA
- a CDS encoding alpha/beta fold hydrolase: MNPDPRTSSAETFDTAHTLAVRGIELGVEHFGDVSAPLVLLAGGPTMLSWPDSLCAALARGGRHVVRYDLRDAGASTTLDPTAPQYTLRDLAADAAVLARTLDDRPAHLAGIGVGGMVAQVAALDHPDAFTALTLAGTRPVAPGPVDDDLPDHDATAMQPLFARPMPDWADRTAVAAFAARGAGILGDDPAAAREIAGRIWDRTPGTTPAVHMANQMGTVFAALDCAPRWRERLPSLTLPSLVVHGRRDPFFPVGNGQALARDIPGARLLVLESAGTAIPDAAADAVAAAMLEL, from the coding sequence ATGAACCCCGATCCACGTACCAGCAGCGCGGAAACCTTCGATACGGCGCACACGCTGGCGGTACGCGGCATCGAACTCGGCGTGGAGCACTTCGGCGACGTCTCGGCGCCGCTCGTGTTGCTCGCCGGCGGCCCCACGATGCTCTCGTGGCCTGACTCGCTGTGCGCGGCGCTCGCGCGCGGTGGGCGCCACGTCGTGCGCTACGACCTGCGGGACGCCGGTGCCTCCACCACCCTCGACCCCACAGCGCCGCAGTACACGCTGCGCGACCTCGCGGCCGACGCAGCAGTCCTCGCCCGCACGCTCGACGACCGCCCGGCACACCTGGCGGGCATCGGGGTCGGCGGGATGGTGGCGCAGGTCGCCGCGCTCGACCATCCGGACGCGTTCACCGCGTTGACGCTCGCCGGGACGCGCCCCGTAGCACCGGGACCCGTCGACGACGACCTGCCCGACCACGACGCCACCGCGATGCAGCCACTGTTCGCGCGCCCGATGCCCGACTGGGCGGATCGCACTGCGGTGGCCGCGTTCGCGGCACGAGGTGCAGGGATCCTCGGCGACGACCCCGCGGCGGCCCGGGAGATCGCCGGACGCATCTGGGACCGCACGCCCGGCACCACGCCGGCGGTGCACATGGCCAACCAGATGGGCACCGTGTTCGCCGCACTCGACTGCGCACCCCGCTGGCGCGAACGGCTTCCCTCGCTCACTCTCCCCAGCCTGGTGGTGCACGGCCGCCGCGACCCGTTCTTCCCTGTCGGCAACGGCCAGGCGCTGGCACGCGACATCCCCGGCGCACGGCTGCTCGTCCTCGAATCGGCGGGCACCGCGATCCCCGATGCGGCCGCCGACGCGGTCGCCGCGGCCATGCTCGAGCTTTGA
- a CDS encoding MFS transporter, which produces MATPIEQLSAKERRQSMIIAAFGTIVEWYDFSIYFYVATILTAEFFGDDTDSILLTLGIGAAGFFFRPLGAMVFGHLGDRVGRRQALVVSAVLIAIAMFATAALPGYETVGIWGGVGMVLLRCLAGFSVGAEYTGTMVYLMETASPGKRGVTTSWAAANSEIGSLLAVGLGALCAHLLSPEAMQSWGWRILFVVGGVLAAIMVPLRSRLSETPTTQRLHQNTPTDAKAAKGSWRESPLVLVLLHQPRAVLVAFLISSIGATSYFLNITYVPTYLAEEADFADAGALGLGTIAAVTAIVVTPLFGLLADRIGRKFSLAVLVGGLVATTIPVYALLHSPSAGLSMSAAAFLAVPAAGWSAVAASTIPEQFTAIGRFSGMAIGYNIATVAFGGLSPLIATALISATGLSLAPAIYATIIIAACGIPALLLMRNLAHAKIDDLDRDELLVGAEP; this is translated from the coding sequence GTGGCCACTCCCATCGAGCAGCTTTCGGCGAAAGAGCGGCGCCAGTCGATGATCATCGCCGCCTTCGGCACGATCGTCGAGTGGTACGACTTCTCGATCTACTTCTACGTCGCCACCATCCTCACGGCCGAGTTCTTCGGCGACGACACCGACTCGATCCTGCTCACCCTCGGCATCGGCGCGGCCGGGTTCTTCTTCCGCCCGCTCGGGGCGATGGTCTTCGGCCACCTCGGCGACCGGGTCGGCCGGCGCCAGGCGCTCGTTGTCTCGGCGGTGCTCATCGCCATCGCCATGTTCGCCACCGCCGCGCTCCCCGGATACGAGACCGTCGGCATCTGGGGCGGGGTGGGCATGGTGCTGCTGCGCTGCCTCGCCGGGTTCTCCGTGGGCGCCGAATACACCGGCACGATGGTGTACCTCATGGAGACCGCGTCCCCCGGCAAGCGCGGGGTCACCACCTCGTGGGCGGCCGCGAACAGCGAGATCGGCTCGCTGCTGGCCGTCGGCCTCGGCGCGCTGTGCGCGCACCTGCTCAGCCCCGAGGCGATGCAGTCCTGGGGCTGGCGCATCCTGTTCGTCGTCGGCGGCGTGCTCGCGGCGATCATGGTGCCGCTGCGCAGCAGGCTCAGCGAAACGCCGACCACACAGCGCCTGCACCAGAACACGCCCACGGATGCGAAGGCGGCGAAGGGTTCGTGGCGCGAGTCCCCGCTCGTGCTGGTGCTGCTCCACCAGCCGCGGGCGGTGCTCGTCGCGTTCCTCATTTCCTCGATCGGAGCGACCAGCTACTTTCTCAACATCACGTACGTGCCGACCTACCTGGCCGAGGAGGCCGATTTCGCCGACGCGGGCGCGCTCGGCCTCGGCACCATCGCCGCCGTCACAGCCATCGTGGTCACTCCCCTGTTCGGGCTGCTGGCAGACCGGATCGGGCGGAAATTCTCGCTGGCGGTCCTCGTCGGCGGACTGGTGGCGACGACCATCCCCGTCTACGCGCTGCTGCACTCCCCCTCCGCGGGGCTGAGCATGTCCGCGGCGGCGTTCCTCGCCGTGCCCGCCGCCGGCTGGAGCGCCGTCGCCGCGTCGACGATCCCCGAGCAGTTCACCGCCATCGGCCGCTTCTCCGGCATGGCCATCGGCTACAACATCGCCACCGTCGCCTTCGGCGGGCTTTCCCCGCTCATCGCCACGGCCCTCATCTCGGCGACGGGGCTCTCCCTCGCGCCCGCGATCTACGCCACGATCATCATCGCCGCCTGCGGCATCCCCGCACTGCTGCTCATGCGCAACCTCGCGCACGCGAAGATCGACGACCTCGACCGCGACGAACTGCTCGTGGGTGCAGAGCCGTGA
- a CDS encoding amidohydrolase family protein, producing MTGGVIDAHVHQWSVTDNDWYTALQPFAEQVGTPLLYADFLPDDYRAAAGDLDVDKFVHVSATTAPRAYLDETRWVDLLADREELDLVIVGSVDPDLDAAEIVADLEGQARSPRFRGIRVLTGLAPDSPAAATILDWLERGGYVFDLVTQPEAMQRWLDVLARHPQLTVALEHTGWPGATDAEGFDAWHAAIRACADRPGIACKVTGLGMATADLSTDVLRPWVETAIAEFGWDRVMFGSNMPIETMAGTYGQWIGALRTLLSEASDTELRHFYTDTAATTYRIR from the coding sequence ATGACAGGCGGAGTGATCGACGCCCACGTGCATCAGTGGAGCGTCACCGACAACGACTGGTACACCGCCCTGCAGCCGTTCGCCGAACAGGTGGGGACCCCGTTGCTGTATGCGGACTTCCTGCCCGACGACTACCGCGCCGCCGCCGGCGACCTGGATGTCGACAAGTTCGTGCACGTCTCGGCCACCACCGCGCCGCGTGCATACCTCGACGAGACGCGGTGGGTCGACTTGCTCGCCGACCGCGAAGAACTCGACCTCGTCATCGTCGGCAGCGTCGACCCCGACTTGGACGCGGCGGAGATCGTCGCCGACCTTGAGGGGCAGGCACGCAGCCCGCGGTTCCGCGGGATCCGGGTGCTCACCGGGCTCGCACCGGACTCGCCGGCCGCCGCCACCATCCTCGACTGGCTCGAGCGCGGGGGGTACGTCTTCGATTTGGTCACACAGCCGGAGGCGATGCAGCGGTGGCTCGACGTGCTCGCGCGTCACCCGCAGCTGACCGTCGCGCTCGAACACACCGGCTGGCCCGGCGCCACCGACGCAGAGGGGTTCGACGCGTGGCACGCCGCGATCCGAGCGTGCGCCGACCGCCCGGGCATCGCCTGCAAGGTCACCGGACTCGGCATGGCCACCGCCGATCTCTCCACGGACGTGCTGAGGCCGTGGGTGGAGACGGCGATCGCCGAGTTCGGCTGGGACAGGGTGATGTTCGGGTCCAACATGCCTATCGAGACCATGGCAGGGACCTACGGCCAGTGGATCGGCGCGCTCCGCACCCTGCTCTCCGAGGCGTCCGACACTGAGCTCCGCCACTTCTACACCGACACCGCCGCGACGACGTACAGGATCCGATGA
- a CDS encoding LysR family transcriptional regulator: MMDVVSLRDLEYVAAVERERNVTRAAASIPMAQPALSQAIARIERRLGVTLFRRTSRTVVPTEAGALLAERGRHLLADVARTIDDTRAAGGHRQVRIQVTEPSLTVPRQVFSAVRHALPGAAVHQMTVPRSQVADMLVSGELTASVGPREHGPGLATEALCHEAVMAVMAPGHPLAQRDTVTVADVAGYPTVSIDSGMSDWNATVARYFTRFGAVPQWTESSAFGAVAAADLVHGSGAVFLALESIAHGLTGPSEHRPFDPAWSITWFVNWRSRPAPMAWTSEVVDAMRGSA, from the coding sequence ATGATGGATGTTGTCAGCCTGCGCGATCTCGAATATGTGGCCGCGGTGGAACGCGAACGCAACGTCACCCGCGCGGCCGCCTCCATACCGATGGCGCAGCCGGCGCTCAGCCAGGCGATCGCACGGATCGAGCGGCGCCTCGGCGTCACGCTGTTCCGCAGGACCAGCCGCACTGTCGTGCCCACAGAGGCAGGGGCGCTGCTGGCTGAGCGCGGACGCCACCTTCTCGCGGATGTGGCCCGCACGATCGACGACACACGTGCCGCCGGCGGCCACCGCCAGGTGCGCATCCAGGTGACCGAGCCGTCGCTCACGGTGCCGCGACAGGTGTTCTCGGCGGTACGTCATGCACTGCCGGGCGCCGCCGTGCACCAGATGACGGTGCCGCGCTCGCAGGTGGCCGACATGCTCGTCAGTGGCGAGTTGACGGCCTCGGTCGGGCCCCGCGAGCACGGGCCCGGGCTGGCCACGGAAGCGCTGTGCCACGAGGCGGTGATGGCGGTCATGGCACCCGGCCATCCTCTGGCGCAGCGGGATACAGTGACGGTAGCCGACGTCGCCGGTTATCCGACCGTGTCGATAGATTCCGGGATGAGCGACTGGAATGCGACCGTGGCGCGCTACTTCACACGATTCGGTGCCGTACCGCAGTGGACGGAGTCGTCCGCGTTCGGCGCGGTCGCCGCGGCCGACCTGGTGCACGGGTCGGGGGCGGTGTTCCTTGCGCTCGAATCGATCGCCCACGGCCTTACCGGACCGAGCGAGCACCGCCCTTTCGATCCGGCATGGTCCATCACGTGGTTCGTGAATTGGCGCTCACGCCCTGCGCCGATGGCGTGGACGTCCGAGGTGGTGGACGCCATGCGGGGATCCGCGTGA
- a CDS encoding mycofactocin-coupled SDR family oxidoreductase, whose product MTSTAPAHEPVRDFAGMTVLITGAARGQGRSHAVEFARRGASIVATDICADVDTIPYPLATADDLDQTRALIEEAGGRCLAVQADVRDGARMRGAVEEAVDAFGGIDVCIANAGVVSFGPVVELTDAQWATMLDVDLTGVFYTLRAVAPAMTARGWGRIITVASMGGRSGTPNLGHYSAAKWGVIGLTKTLALELAGTGVTANIVCPGTVSTDMVHNPAMYSLFAPDMDEPTREQVRGRYARLNPLGEPWTDPADVTAAVAYLASPAARHVTGETLEIGAGVSARMP is encoded by the coding sequence ATGACTTCCACTGCTCCCGCCCATGAACCGGTCCGCGACTTCGCGGGCATGACCGTCCTCATCACCGGTGCCGCCCGCGGGCAGGGGCGCAGCCACGCGGTGGAGTTCGCCCGCCGCGGCGCGTCCATCGTGGCCACCGACATCTGCGCCGACGTCGACACCATCCCGTACCCGCTCGCGACAGCCGACGACCTCGACCAGACCCGCGCCCTCATCGAGGAGGCAGGTGGGCGGTGCCTCGCGGTGCAGGCCGACGTGCGAGACGGCGCCCGGATGCGCGGGGCCGTCGAGGAGGCGGTGGACGCGTTCGGCGGCATCGACGTGTGCATCGCGAACGCGGGCGTCGTCAGCTTCGGGCCCGTGGTGGAGCTGACCGATGCCCAGTGGGCGACGATGCTCGACGTCGACCTCACCGGCGTCTTTTACACGCTGCGCGCAGTGGCTCCGGCGATGACCGCGCGCGGCTGGGGCCGGATCATCACCGTCGCCTCCATGGGGGGACGTTCCGGCACCCCCAACCTGGGCCACTATTCGGCGGCCAAGTGGGGGGTGATCGGGTTGACGAAGACCCTCGCCCTGGAGCTCGCCGGTACGGGGGTCACCGCCAACATCGTCTGCCCCGGCACCGTGTCCACCGACATGGTGCACAACCCGGCGATGTACTCGCTGTTCGCGCCCGACATGGACGAGCCCACCCGCGAGCAGGTCCGCGGCCGGTACGCCCGACTCAATCCGCTCGGCGAGCCGTGGACCGACCCGGCCGACGTCACCGCCGCCGTCGCGTACCTGGCGTCGCCGGCCGCGCGGCACGTCACCGGGGAGACCCTCGAGATCGGGGCCGGGGTGTCTGCGCGGATGCCGTAG
- a CDS encoding class I adenylate-forming enzyme family protein, giving the protein MHPPQDAAPLPSLHTATVDAVLAARAEDTPDAPFLHFGSDTVTYAQMHARAERAAAGLRRSGIGPGDRVAIAAANAPEWLVAYFACCRLGAVLVTLNVAYREREFVYMLGQSGARLLLCDERSGEFEFRPFLDALRPRITSVERIAYFGAPAAEDSWENLVAAGADTIAGSAAAPAPASSPGSPAVILYTSGTTGDPKGATLTHRSLLASAAAQAERFGQKPDDVALGVMPFNHVGGLTCTIGASLVSGGAVALLPRFHPDLVAQVVPARRVTMFVGVPTMYRMMLGSEQFAACDVSSVRLCVVGGSNLEPELAGQVRDRFGGPRLANLYGLSETSGACIISPAGDTFEQVATSIGTALTGFEARIAADDGAPLPTGEAGELQVRGACVAAGYWEAPDATAGAFGGDGWLSTGDIGTLSDDGHVTLLARKKEMYVRGGYNVYPAEVENLLATDPSVAMCAVIGVPDSTFGETGHAFVVPAPDAAVDTAALLRLCAASLAEYKVPARIEVVDALPMTPAGKIRKVLLTPAN; this is encoded by the coding sequence ATGCACCCTCCGCAGGACGCCGCACCGCTCCCCTCGCTCCACACCGCGACCGTCGACGCGGTCCTCGCCGCCCGCGCCGAGGACACTCCCGACGCCCCGTTCCTCCACTTCGGCAGCGACACCGTCACCTACGCGCAGATGCACGCCCGCGCCGAGCGCGCCGCCGCAGGTTTGCGCCGTAGTGGGATCGGGCCCGGTGACCGCGTCGCCATCGCGGCCGCGAACGCACCCGAGTGGCTCGTCGCCTACTTCGCCTGCTGCCGCCTCGGCGCCGTGCTGGTGACGCTCAACGTGGCGTATCGGGAGCGCGAGTTCGTCTACATGCTCGGCCAGTCGGGGGCCCGGCTGCTGCTGTGCGACGAGCGGTCCGGCGAGTTCGAGTTCCGCCCGTTCCTCGACGCGCTGCGCCCCCGGATCACGTCGGTGGAGCGGATCGCATACTTCGGCGCGCCTGCCGCGGAGGACTCGTGGGAGAACCTCGTCGCCGCCGGTGCCGACACTATTGCAGGATCAGCCGCAGCGCCGGCGCCCGCGTCGTCCCCCGGTTCCCCCGCCGTCATCCTCTACACCTCCGGCACCACTGGGGATCCCAAGGGCGCGACGCTCACCCACCGGAGCCTGCTCGCATCGGCTGCCGCGCAGGCCGAGCGTTTCGGGCAGAAGCCCGACGACGTCGCGCTCGGCGTCATGCCGTTCAACCACGTCGGCGGGCTCACGTGCACGATCGGCGCGAGCCTCGTCTCCGGCGGCGCGGTGGCGCTGCTGCCCCGTTTCCACCCCGACCTCGTCGCGCAAGTGGTGCCCGCGCGGCGGGTGACGATGTTCGTGGGCGTGCCGACGATGTATCGCATGATGCTCGGCTCGGAGCAGTTCGCCGCCTGCGACGTCTCGAGCGTGCGGCTGTGCGTGGTGGGCGGCTCGAACCTCGAGCCGGAGCTCGCCGGGCAGGTGCGCGACCGCTTCGGCGGGCCCCGCCTGGCCAATCTGTACGGCCTCTCGGAGACGTCGGGCGCGTGCATCATCTCGCCCGCCGGCGACACCTTCGAGCAGGTGGCCACCTCGATCGGCACCGCACTCACCGGGTTCGAGGCCCGCATCGCCGCCGACGACGGCGCGCCGTTGCCCACTGGCGAGGCGGGCGAGCTGCAGGTGCGCGGGGCGTGCGTCGCCGCGGGATACTGGGAGGCGCCCGACGCGACGGCCGGCGCGTTCGGCGGCGACGGCTGGCTGTCCACCGGCGACATCGGCACGCTCAGCGACGACGGCCACGTGACGCTGCTGGCACGCAAGAAGGAGATGTACGTGCGCGGCGGCTACAACGTCTACCCCGCCGAGGTGGAGAACCTCCTCGCCACGGATCCGTCCGTGGCGATGTGCGCGGTGATCGGGGTGCCGGACTCCACGTTCGGCGAGACCGGGCACGCCTTCGTCGTCCCCGCGCCGGACGCGGCGGTGGACACCGCCGCGCTGCTGCGACTGTGCGCCGCCTCGCTCGCCGAGTACAAGGTGCCCGCCCGCATCGAGGTGGTGGACGCGCTGCCGATGACCCCGGCGGGCAAGATCCGCAAGGTGCTGCTCACGCCAGCGAACTAA
- a CDS encoding SDR family oxidoreductase, which yields MADIALTGATGTVGGMAARLLADAGVPMRLLVRDPSRAPDLPGTEVQRAEYGGDACRAALIGIDTALMVSTHESSDRVEVHQAFVQAAVEAGVRQVVYLSFVGAGDGAGFLLARDHGATERIIQDSGLAWTFLRDNFYAEAIAGFAGDDGALRGPAGDGRVAAVSQRDVAAVAAHILADPWPHANRAYDLTGPEALTLDQIAATLIEVTGRPHRFVDETMDEARASRAVYDAPAWLVDAWISTYTAIRDGELERVSNAVPTLLGRPAMSFAEAMRAAAAGHTT from the coding sequence ATGGCTGACATCGCTCTGACGGGCGCGACCGGCACGGTCGGCGGCATGGCGGCGCGCTTGCTCGCCGACGCCGGAGTCCCGATGCGCCTGCTCGTGCGCGACCCCTCCCGTGCGCCGGACCTGCCGGGCACCGAGGTGCAGCGGGCCGAGTACGGGGGCGACGCGTGCCGCGCGGCGCTCATCGGGATCGACACGGCGCTCATGGTGTCGACGCACGAGTCTTCCGACCGGGTGGAGGTGCACCAGGCGTTCGTGCAGGCCGCCGTCGAGGCGGGCGTGCGGCAGGTGGTGTACCTGTCGTTCGTCGGGGCGGGCGACGGCGCCGGGTTCCTGCTGGCGCGCGATCACGGCGCCACCGAGCGGATCATCCAGGATTCGGGCCTGGCGTGGACGTTCCTGCGGGACAACTTCTACGCCGAGGCGATCGCCGGGTTCGCGGGCGACGACGGTGCGCTTCGCGGTCCCGCCGGCGACGGGCGCGTGGCGGCGGTGTCGCAGCGGGACGTGGCCGCGGTGGCCGCGCACATCCTCGCCGACCCGTGGCCCCACGCGAACCGCGCCTACGACCTCACCGGCCCGGAGGCGCTCACGCTCGACCAGATCGCCGCGACGCTTATTGAAGTGACGGGGCGGCCGCACCGGTTCGTCGACGAGACGATGGACGAGGCCCGTGCCAGCAGGGCGGTGTATGACGCGCCGGCGTGGCTGGTGGACGCGTGGATCAGCACCTACACCGCGATCCGCGACGGCGAGCTCGAGCGCGTGAGCAACGCTGTGCCGACTCTGTTGGGCCGCCCGGCGATGAGTTTTGCGGAGGCGATGCGGGCGGCCGCTGCGGGACACACCACGTGA
- the brnA gene encoding type II toxin-antitoxin system BrnA family antitoxin, which yields MKPEDFDARFDAGQDVTGELDVDAARRPGRDQRRVNVDFPGWMVDALDQEAARLGVTRQSVIKMWLAERLDNLHRPAA from the coding sequence ATGAAGCCTGAAGACTTCGACGCACGGTTCGATGCCGGGCAGGACGTCACCGGGGAGCTCGACGTCGACGCCGCCCGGCGTCCCGGCCGTGACCAACGGCGTGTCAACGTCGACTTCCCCGGATGGATGGTCGACGCTTTGGACCAGGAAGCTGCGCGCCTGGGCGTGACCCGCCAATCGGTGATCAAGATGTGGCTGGCCGAACGCCTCGACAACCTCCACCGTCCCGCCGCGTGA